atgatgttttCAAACATTGTAAGCGCCAACTTCAGAAAACACTTTtaaaataggtaaaaaaaattgcagtatatataggaagaatttttctggcGTCAAgtgtcggggaaacatccattcgCTACTGATTGAAGGCTAAGTTATGATTAATTTGCATGATTTTTTTGAGTGTGTCTGCGCCGCCTGACCAACCCGAATTACACTTCGAACAATGAGGCACCATTGAAGATTCTTCTACGAATTTTTTGGGGGGTTCCCCCCTTTCCCTTGGTGCCcaaagcacgtgcttatattgtctAATGGTGAAAATTCAGCCATGTTACTATACTAACTAAATTATCTAGCTTGCCAATAGCAATCCGATCTCGTTAATTTCGACTAATACCCGTCCATATACTCCGATACTTCAAAAATGCTGAAAACATctatttttttggaaacagtgTGTCATTGCAAATATAGATTTCTGATTTTGTAATCGCTAGAATTAACTCTGTATAGtgccaaatttaaatatttttctttttttgtggATTTAGATATCGTTCATATCCGTTTTAAAATTGCCAATTCATTATCGGCAAGCTTTCATCAAAATAGCCAATGCCCATCCCGATAAGCGATAACCGATACATGTGTACCTTGAAGATATATTTTAATCATGTAAGATTACGCAGGATTTCTAGTCCAAATATATTTACATAGAATGTTTAGTCAGCAATAAAAACGAATCGATACAAAAATGACATGTCCCTAATTAATATGAACCAATGCTCACTGCACAACAAAACATTCACAAAAAGAGAAATGCCCTTTAACACCGAAAACTATAATGTGCAACGTCTatacattttctaaaatataaatattttctgcgaaaattatattatttatataagtaaatatttttatttatgcatattattataatcaattaCCAGACTATACCCGAAATAGTATACACGTATACATATATATCTCTGTGATATCATGTTATGTCATTCGTCCAGTCTGTATGTTCAGTAAATTACAGCAAGTAGGATCATGTTTGGCGTGTAGTCATTCCATACTAAAACTATGACTATTTAACGGTTAGGACTGGGATGTCAGTCATGTCACACAGCGAATCATAAATAACATGATCAAGATTTTTATCGTGGCTTTTTTGgaatacaaatgtttcattccaaTGTAAAAAAGATAAACAATCATATCAATAAATTTGCATAATAACGTGCACATACCTGTTTTTAACTTATGTAACttcatataataattttatacgTTTCGAAACGTTTTTACATCATGCTATTTGGACTATTCATAAGTACTTAATTGTTTTGTTTAACgcgtatattttaaaaatgttaatgTGTGTCAATCTTTACATTCGAATATTAAGAGCTACATCTGAAATAAATTACACCTATTTATATGAGTTCACGGTAAATTTAAGGGTCATTCCAGggttattaataaattttcatttatctATTACATACACTATGCAATTCATTATGGTAGCGTGTAACTGAATACCCTCTTCTCCGGGCCATTTATTTTGCGTCCGAATACTTGTATGCAAGGACATTGGACAAGTCCAATCTAGGAGATTTAAAAAGTCTCGTGTCACATTTTCACAAACTTAAATTTATAAGGTTAACAAATATAGTTACACCCATGTTATGAACATATCTCATAACTCAAAATATTGCATGGAAGTCGATAAGAGAAAAGTATTTATTTGTGTTGCATTATATAAATAGCAACACGATAACCTCTCCTTCGAgagaatatgaataaaaaaatataaaatggcgGTAAAATATTTATGCGGAAATAAAGTTACTACCATATTTTTAGTTCATCGTTACATAATTTGATAGTTTAGAAGGgctatattttgataaaaagaagGTTCGGCGATTTACGCATACTATATAAACTGAGTCGTTGGATGTCCAGATACACTGTATCAACGTAGACAACAACGCGTTGAGACTTAAAAAATATagaagaatatattttatgacTTTTACAGTTAGTTCATATATTGCAAATAAAGTTACAATATATTACGCTACTGCaaatatatcattaaatatCAGTCATAactaatatattcaattttataaactcATAAAGTCAACAGAAGAACAACATCTATCCCAATGATGAATTCGAAAGACGCAATGTCAAAATCTGATTTACAGGTAAGCATACTACGGTTGATAGGAAAAATTCCAGTTAgtgattgaaaaatttaatctgGAACGTTAAAACGTTTATTTTATCcatgtcaaatttattttttcgacTTCAATGAATCCTACTTTCGAATTATTTTGTTCAAGAGTTTGTCTCTGTTTGATTCTCTTCAACTCAGTGATTGAggttatttttgacttttttacAAATCTACGTAACACCAATATAACCGAATATTACCAATGCAAATATATCGGAATATTAATTCTTTTAGCTCTTTGATTGCAAATTGTGTCAATTCTTGAAACTTGAGAAGAATCCTTAAAAATAAGATCTAATTTTCCAAAGACAGTGATCATTGTATTATAAATTCTAAAATCGTGTAACATCTTATTTGCAATTTTTCTCATATTTAGGCGGAAGAAGGTGCCTCTGTGGACAAACGGAAAAGTCTTTATGGAATTGAACCAAATGTTCGCAGTGCTTCGTTTTCCCTAAGCACGTTCAATATGGTGAATGCTTTACTCGGAACCGGGATATTGGGTTTACCGTATGCAATGGGACAGCTAGGAATATTTCTGTTTTTGTGAGTTTCCAATTTTGTTTAGCGTTCACGTTATTTaaacattcaaattttcctCGATTAATTTAAGCTCAttaagtcaaatttttttttttttaattttcaactaATCATTTTGTCATGTTGGACACGAAGTAggcctatggatcgttttggtaatatgttgttgttgttgttcttggaattttttttttgctattgttatgaaaaattgcCTTTCACCCCAATTACTTgtccaattgctttgaaattttcactggttaaaaattgtattttttgctacaAGGCTATAACTTTTGTGTCTgtatatatttaagcatagctctcttgtttatttacAGCTTATTCGCCGTTTGCATTGTTTCCGTTGCGTTATTCACTATATACCTGCTATTGAAAATGTGTGAACAAACTGGAGTCAAAGAATATGAGAAAATAGGATTCAGCGCATTTGGTCTTTCTGGAAGAGTACGTAGACTGAGTTCATTGACGATTTCATTTTGTGCACAGGCACAGGGCATATTGCTTTTTATTTACCTTTATTCTTATCATTTGTCTTTCTTCATAGGTAATCGCTGCTCTTTGCATCATTGGAAACAACATTGGATCAATTTCTTCATACCTTCTCGTAATAAAATATGAACTTCCCAACGTAATTCTTTCATTGATGGACGAAACGAAATCAGATGGGTAAGAACTATATTTACAATtagatttatttgaatttatcaaaGGTGAAGGAATATAAAAGGCAAATGATTACCTTTCATTTGGTTATATTCATAAACTTGTTTGAATCGGAGTAATCAGGTAAAAGTCAACTAACAAcattaataataacatttccACAACAAGTACAAATCTGTCATAATCTAATTTGTCTCGACAGATCTTGGTACTATAACGGAAGCATTCTTGTGATAATTGTAACATGCGCTGTCATCGTTCCACTTTCATCTTTAACAAACATTGGATTTCTCGGATACACGAGTGGATTTTCAATTCTATGCATGGTTTTTTTCGTAATCACTGTAAGTATTTGcaacaaatattatatttcttggTCCTCTTGGATACACGAGTGGATTTTCAATTCTATGCATGATTTTTTTGTAATCACTGTAAGTATTTGCAACAAATATTAGATTTCTTGGTCCTCTTGGATACACGAGTGGAGTGGAGTTATTCTAACACTGCCACTTGTTTGGTTTGAACCGATTCTGACTATTCATCACAATCAAATTCTTCCACTGCAATAGGTTTGATTATCCATCGTTAAGATTATTCATAATCGGGGCTTTATTTCTATGAGCCCATTTGCATGGAGAATATTATCAGAAATAATCTTCTTACTACTGTTTAGTTTAATCCAATTAAATTTGTTGGACACTGGATATTTGTGAAGgaatattcgttagtttttgtattttgacaaatgcgatatttaaattatttgttgACTACTTCTTTCAGTGCTGAGCCCATTTCTTAGTTAATACGTGCACTTTTTACCATGTTATTTATTTCcaggtaattttcaaaaaattcacaaCACCATGTCCCTTGCTGAGTGAAGGCATCATAGACAATCTTACGCTATTTGAAGCAGAAAATTTCACTGCGTATATGGAAGAAAGTTTTTCGGGATTTGGAAGTGGAGATTTGATTTCTAATGCGTCAGGAGcggattttcattattttaatggtAGTGTTCCCAACTTTCATCTAGGACATGAGGAACAACAATGCGACGCAGCTGTTTTCGAGTTCACGGATAAGGTGAGATATAATCTTAATTCCGTTTGAAACAAGTCGTGAGAGATCCATACTAGCATGCTCCTGGTTCCCGGATTCTACAAAATCGCATTTTATCATATTTACCATGgtcgatttttttaaataatgtatACATGTCGATAAATGTACGATCGAAGCAAATTTAATGGGATACTTGATTACCTTATTAGACAAAGTTTGTAATTTTCGATTTACTTAATTTTTTAATcgagcatttttttaaatttagttctTTATATTTACAGTGGGTTTATGGACTTCCAACCATCATTTTTGCATTTTCCGGCCATGTCGGTGTACTTCCTATCTATGCAGAACTCAAAAGGTAAAACGCAATAGGTTTCGTAGAAATTGCTCCACTGCTACCTGTAAACTCTTTAACATTTTTGCAAATCGGTCAGAAATCGcgcaaacaaaatatattttaaaataattccgAAAAAATGTGAATACAATCAGTTTACAGTCAGCTGCCAAAGGCGATAACGTTACTCGGtttatttcaactttcaaaaatatttgtttgtttgtgtaAACCGTTTTAGGTTCGAATTTTGGATAGTACAAATAATTTGCCCTCAAGCTGCGTTTTTTCTACGGCCCACATTAGATTGAAAAAGAAAGATTTAGAACAGCGATAGCACGTATTGATaatattgcaatttttaaatattctacCTATTTTAGATAGAATAAAATGTTATTACGACGTAGTGTAACATGCCTAAATGGTACCAACAGTGCCCGCGTTTCGTAATCTTTCTTATAATAAATACTTCGTGATTGCGGTTATGCAATATTGATTTTGACTAATGTAAACGTCATTCTAAGGAATCTTGTTTTGTAAAGTCAAAAATGACATATCAAGTACCGTGGTTTGATATTCtgcttattttttaaaaacactttttgatttttttgacaGTCCATCAACATCGAGAATGCAAACTGTGGCTTTTTCGGCATTTACAACGTGTTTTACTTTGTATTCACTGTCTGCAGTATTTGgatatttaacattttatagTGAGTAATAACTTTTTAatcttaattttatttaatgatattaaaatagCTGCTGATCATCTTTGAAATTCAAGATTATTTTATGAAGTCAATAACTATAAGcaagaaaataatttcaaacaattttaaaagaaaTCAATTTCGCCCCAGCAAACTACTCCGTAAACTACTTGTGGAGAGCAATGAGGTCtgaataacgaatacccattTTGACAAAATAAAGGTTCAGAATAAGTCTTTATTAGCCTGTATGCAGGTATGTCCAGGACATGAATTCAAGCTAACTAGCTAGTAATTTTGTTGGTTATTTTGCTATCTTCCGTGGAAAATTGCAATGTCATTCCCATTTGACTTTGAATAGCCAAAACTATCGTAAAATACCGCCCATGTCACTCCTCTCTAACAAATATTGACTATATTtgtcatttcaaaatttcaaaataaatcgtaaGTTGCATGATGAAATTAATATAGGCGGAATACTTTAAAATTACTACCAATCTCTAGCTTTAACTACCAGATGTACAGACTTCTATTTCCGGCAATGACAACTGATTAACTTTAAGAATATTGTGTCAGCAACCAGCAACTAACATATGtacatacatatttatttatatatataagtatttacGCTCCTTTTTAATCTGTTGAGAAATTGTTGGTCACGGACGACCGCTTTTTTCATACGTCAACAATTTATAAGGTGTAGGTTCTTAGCGTGAAATTGTGCTTTGTCAAAGGCAATAGTACCGTTGTGCGGCCAATGTTTAATGAACAATGTTCATGacgtttatttttatcattcattTCAGATTGGTTGGAACCAGAATTACTTTTGACTTATAATCTAACTGACCAGAGCAACCTTCTTACACTTCTTGTTAGGATATGTGTGCTATTAACTGTTATCGTCACAGTACCAGTGAATCACTTTTCGGTAAGTTTAATAGGAACAATGCTCACTTTGGAAGATGTTTCAGACCacgatttttttaaatgatcgTTTTTTGATTTCAACATTTCTACATCAATTCTATTATGTAATAACAAGATAACAATCTTGTACAATTATATTCGTTATTTGcccaaaattaaattaataaataaaacaattcattCATATTCAGATGAGAAAAGCTATCAATTTTATACTGTTTCCGAAGAAAAACTTTTCTTGGTTTAGACATATTGGGATAATGCTTGTCAGTTTGGCGATGATTCTATGTTTTGTGATATTTGTGACAAATATTCGGGAAGTTTACGGAATTGTTGGTAAGTaagaaaataatagtaaaatttagtttaaattattttactttgCTTTGTGACGAAGGATGTTTGTTTTCTTCGATAAGTAAAACATACTATGATCAAATCAAAGAAGTGTATATCAATAAAGAGCCGAAGTTGAATTGCCACATTTTCGTCCCACTATCTTTATCTATGGAGAAAAGTCAgatatcaaatttaaatactttatAACATATATATGGGATCGTACAATCAGTATTCAGTAAAACTTAAGTgtgtaatcattttttatttatttttaggtgCGACAACAAGCAATATGGTGACCTTCATTCTTCCTTGTGTATTCTTCCTAAAGCTGGACAATTCACGCTTGAAATCTCCTCTCAAAATAGCTGCTATCAGCATATGTGTTGTGGGAAGTGGTATCATGGTGCAAACCTTGTGTATTATTATTTTGGgatacttttaaaaataaatatatatgaagttACTGCAAACATGGGTTTTATAAATCAAAATGACCAAGGACACGGCAGAAACAGGGTCTTTGCACGAGGGCCGCACTAAAGCTCGGCGgtgcgcatcgtgctaagcgttaggaatccTCTCGataggattgctgaactcctcgctaCCGTAGGGTGTTTAACGGATGGTCGGTTACGGTCGGAAAACAAAGTCCTAAATTCGTATGGGCAAGATAATCCCATGCGAGAATTTGAAGGAGATCGGAAACATGTACTTTGTCGAGATAAATGTGAAAAGAGCGGGTGAAGTTGGACTTGTGACAAGATTGATGGCTCAGTATTCTTTTCGCCCGTAGATTTGTACAAAAACCACGGTGTTTAAGGTAATTGATGACAATTTGCGTGTTAAGAAAGAGACAACATGTATCCCACAAATGATCCTATTTCACTTTCGATTTATAGTCAAATTTAATGAAGCAAGAAAGATTCTGAACGCCTATCgacttattttttcaagaataccAATTCAATTTCGATAAATTTTAGTGCGCTGCtttcatttcaaatatacatttatatttaGGAAACAAGAATTcattcagtttaaattttgaagTAAACAGATAAAATTACAGGTTTTATTATATTTCCGTTTCAATTGCGTGGGAtttcttaatttaaaaaatCGTTCCCTTTTTCTCAGTAAGATATTAAACTACTTCCATTTTCGAAAAGTATATTTTCACGTTTCAAACAAGCGATAAACGTCTTTTAGCCAATTTGGTTTACTTTGAATATAATTTCGATGTCAATTTCGAGATTGAAGATTTATCGATTACCACTTGGTttttgatttttctaatttcagACTTGACTTCATTCTTATGACAGCCGTATGtgcaaatttattcatttactCCATAGTGTATACGCCGACTATCGAACGCCAACCAATTTCAGATATAAAAGTCcttaaatgttaaaaatattatcatgcTCGTGGAAATGAAAACATTTGTTTACAATCCATTCAAAGAGTAATGCAAAGACGGAGTCTACAATCTTTGAAGTGAATTGGGTTCGTATGTTTTTACTATATTCGTACAGTCATCATTAATGCGATTCAAATTGTACCCAAAATAAAATGCGATAACACATCGCAAAACAACTGACTAGATAACCCCGCGGGTGTCTTGAAATTACGTAATCAGTACCTCTTAGCTGCGTTAATGTTCACTAAAAAAAGTAATTGGACTAACGGTGACTAACTGCGTCAGCGTAGACAACCATGAGGATCTTTCATATTTAATGTAATTGTATTATTGGGATTGTGAAACGTCACCGTACTCCCTTCGTCAACCATTCTCCTTGGACGTCCATTCAGGGACATTTGTGGAAACACTTTTATGTGAAATCTTAAAACGAacttttgttgtgaaattttttaaacaCGAAGTGACCATTTGAATCCTTTTGCTAGATCGTTGTTGTTGATGTGACTTTATggaacgaaaaaaataaatcttcaaaATGGAGGTAgccgccagaaggctattacttttatttttttaatgtcCTCCGCTTTCTATTATATTCTCTATGTCCTAAATATTTATGCTGTTTATCCATCTGAACACTAATTTTAGTCGGTAAACCATTACCACTACGCTACGCCATGACTGTAATTGACTTGGATTGCGAACTTGGCCTTCAGCCATTTTTCCATGTGGGCCGTGCAATATACCTGCAGTGTGGTTAGTATTGGactttcgtgcccatatattgGAACATTGTTTTATTGTTATCGATGTAATGAAATTGCTTACGTGGCTCTTACTATTTCATTGATCTCAGAAGGATATATTTTGAGATGACTATACAATTTATACTCAGTTTGGGCAAGCGCTGTGATGTTGCCTCGGACATTTTAATGAAATTAAGCGTCATATTCCCTGTACGGCTGATTTTTGAATGACTTTGTCAACTAATCTGAAGCGTCATTATTATGACATAAGCAGCGTTTCGAATATTAAAACATGTCATTTTATTGTCAACCTAAAACTAAAAACTGATAAATATCCCTTCATTGTGTACTGAGTTACTCAATAGCCGCCGTTTacttgattttacttttcgaTGTGGTGGTCACTAGTGGGCGCTCAAGTACCTCTGCAGAATTTCTTTTTTGAGATCATAAACAATGAAAGAAACTTTGCATGCACTACCATTTCAATACTCAAGCCGAGCTCAATATGCCGAGCTTGATTTCTGTATGGTAGACGGTTATCAATTTCTTGGTTTACATTGCACAAGACATTCAATTAATCTTCATCGGAAAATGGGTAATATAAGTTACATACAGAACCATTTTCATGATATAGCGAATATGATATACAACTGAATGACGAGATTTGGACAAGGACTTTCTCCATTGTTACGACATAATTGAAGAAAACCacataaaatatttcacttgGTTTTCAGACCCCGTTAAAGTTGTTATTCAATGAATGCCAACACTAGGATTGCTGGTCCTCTAACTGTCGCAACATatctcatacccgacctggGCACGGTACTGGAACAGCGACCATAGTTCGCCGTGTGACACTATAACCGCTTACTCGTATgagatgaataaaaaaattctagtcACTCTCTCAAATACATATTTGTTTAAAACCGTATAAGAAACGATTTTGCGAGAATTACAAAATATACGCGTTTTGTATGACTCGTAAAAAATCTGTTTTTAGTTGAGTTATGGGTGCTATTATTTGACCTATTCACCCCATAGTTGTTGAAATGAGCAATGTCTGTTAAATCACCAATTTTATCTCATGTGATTTGTCCCTGCGTTGTTATTGCAGACGTGACCGATTTCCGATGACCAAGGTTGACGTAAGAGATTGAGGAATAGCTGTCTCgcatattacttttattattagtttttttaTCGTTTAAGTTAGTATGCGGATTAATATAATAACATGCAAATGAGAGCAAAGTTCGTAAATTTATCAGATTTTGCAAGTAAGTTTGACTTTACGGCGAATATGGCTTCAGCATTGCGGTGGTTGATTTACTATCAATTTTTCGTGTTTTCTAACAACATACGTGCCTAATCAATTTTACCTAGATTAATAGCgtaatatatatcatttttcgcTTCCGGTTGAAGGccaaaaagaaaaaagataaTTATAGGCAGATAAGCGTCAAAAGTTACAAAATACTATTGTCTGAGTTTTTCCCAGATAGGTTCATTCGAAATTGTTTTTTATGATTTGCACTGAAAAGTTGACgagtagaaaataaaaattgatggatgtTTGGGAACTTGATGTGAGCAAAAGAGCATTTTCAGAtcagaaaattttaatatgctGGATTGATATAATAGTTCGCAACAATGTAATGTGAATCGGTCACACAGAGTATTCAGATGCATTAAATGCTTTGATGTATACAGCTGGACCATCTTCCAATATATCGCCAAAATAAACCAGGCAAAACAAATACAGTTATACCATCTAGTTTACTAGATGATATAACTGTTATTCACAAGTTAGGACAGATACTAAACATTGCAATCGCCTAAAATTAAGCAAAGCGAACTTCGTGTTCATACCAACCTCGGCGACAAATTACTTGAGATGGACAGGaacaatttattcattttcttaTACAGTGATAGCGTTACGCTGTAATTCAAAAGTGTGACTTTTTAAATTCCagcatgacgaaataaaattCACCCGTTTTGAATACGCTACAAGTTAAAAGTGTTTATTGAGGataattttggtgaaatataaaaatattgattaaaatattaACCACTGTTTTTAGAAATCATCTACAAATATTAGAAATTTATCTAAGTTGATAATAATGTCTACGGATCTTCCAGTGACACTGACATACAATGCCACAAGTGCGAATATCACTAATTCAACTGAGTTTGATTTTACGTCGATGCTGCTTACGTCAAAAGTTGTGAATGGATTGTTGCTTTTTATGTCCATATGGATGTTATTATCAATGGGTATTTATGGttcgagaaataaaaaatggagaaaaaCTGCCGGTACGTCAAGCCTAAATAGTGGTATTATTTATCAAGCTTGCGTTGTTTCAATTGCTTTACTCATTCCAAGACTGTTATTGAACATTCTAATATTTCATCTTCGCAACATTGGAAATGCTATGGAATGGTGTGAGCTGATCACAGACATATCTGTTACACTTCGACTAATTTCTAGGTATTCAATATACTTGTTTCTCTGGCTACGACAGAGAATACTTTACCAACACCCATCGACGAGACAACTTGGCGGTACTCGTGTGAATATTGTGAGCTGGGCATCACTTCTTGGGATTCTGTTAACTTTCGTTGGACTATTTTGTTACTCAGTAGCGCCTGCTTCGTACGAATCCACACGACACGACTGTGTGAACACCCAACAAAGTCTTCCGTTCTTAGTAATTGGATATATGCTCGGGGTTTTGTTGATTGCGACTCAATTACTCTTATTGGGTTTATTTATCTATCCAATGGTAAAGAGCCGATCTCTTCGACAACAAAGTATTCGACAGCATCACCTTGCAGATGGAGAATCAAACGACATAATGCAACACCCCTACATTGGAAAAAACTTGAATGCATCATGTTTTTGTTATGGTAAAACACGTTTCTGTAAAGAAAATAATTCTATAGCTCATACAGTACGACGTTCTGTATTTTGTACCATTATAGCTGCATTATCGGATATCCTTGCGGCTGGGGTGGTGTTTGGCCTGCCTCCACAAACTATCCCGCGACCAATACAAAATGTTATATTCAGTACAAgcacatttataaatattttctgtgCTTTAGCAACTTTCAAAAAGTATTGGTCAATCCTGATATCTCCTTGTGATTCTTGCTGCACAAAAAGAATTGAAAATGTAAGAGGTGATGAAACATTGTCCCGTCAGATGAGAACTTCGAGTCTTACAACCTAATCACGTGTCGTAGAAGAATGCAGACGTCAAAAAACAAGCCATTTtcgtttatttatatttttgtatttgaataattttgacAAAGTAATTTGCTTTTGAAATAACTACAttttattgatgaaaaatattccaGACGCTTTTCATTGACACCGGGTCGAGTTCAggcaaaaattatttcatcagGTTAGTCGACATCTTTGGTCCCACCTCTTTTTCAAGTGGGAATATATCATGAAATAAATTACGCGATCATTATAATAATAATGGTCTCATTTGCACAATAATATCATTGTTtaaattgaagtaaaaaaacttaATACGAAtattaaaacgagaatattgaATTAGAATTTTAAGCATTATTATTGCACGGGTATTATACTATTTATTAAAACACGTTCGCCAGCAAAGGTATTTATGATATACAAACAAAGCAATTAGAAAGTAACACactaaacaattttattggtattaaaCCTCGTCATGACGTAATTAGTAAAAATTAATGACAGGGATAACGACTAGAGGTCATATATAAGTTTCtggttttaatatattattttcattttgaacgTATTTTTGATTCTGTGAATATTAGTTTATAATACTCGAACTTTATATTTCAGTCAGATTCAAGGTCTAAAATTGTTTAAAACTTCATTTTCTACTCTTGTACACGTAATATCTTTATAGATTTATGCCAATGAATGCCATAAAGATTAACGGAAGTTGACATTTTGCCAAAGAGGAATAGTTACCTTCAAGGAAGTCAATGTCACATTTTTATGCTGTTGTCGAGAAAATTTTCATGTATTTGCATAATAGATAGTGTTGTTTAAGtgattttagaatttttcattacatctttctattttttgtttaaatcgtGTAGGCCGAACTGATAATGTTCTTATGATCTTGCTATTAATAATACAATGTGTTACGGAGAGTCTCATGTCAAGTCGGGCATGCTTCgttaatgaatttgaaaaattgccAATATGAAGTAATACcaaattatttgtaatataGTATATTTAATAATGATGTCATTACACCTCGTCCAAACAAGTGAAAGATAGTCTATTCGACATAATATCTGAagttatattcataaaaaaaacatgtaacaatTGAACAAGACCCGAATTGGTTACTGATAGGTGTAATGTACTTCGACTATCACATGACAAAACACATTACAGTATGCTATCCCAATGCAGAAAAAATGAATATGCATATATGTGTAAAAGAGTACGTAAACAAATATTTGAGCCATGtatgaaaacataaaaaagcGTTGTTAGCACGTTTCCAAGCTGACAAATCATCGTA
The sequence above is a segment of the Styela clava chromosome 7, kaStyClav1.hap1.2, whole genome shotgun sequence genome. Coding sequences within it:
- the LOC120329042 gene encoding sodium-coupled neutral amino acid transporter 4-like produces the protein MMNSKDAMSKSDLQAEEGASVDKRKSLYGIEPNVRSASFSLSTFNMVNALLGTGILGLPYAMGQLGIFLFFLFAVCIVSVALFTIYLLLKMCEQTGVKEYEKIGFSAFGLSGRVIAALCIIGNNIGSISSYLLVIKYELPNVILSLMDETKSDGSWYYNGSILVIIVTCAVIVPLSSLTNIGFLGYTSGFSILCMVFFVITVIFKKFTTPCPLLSEGIIDNLTLFEAENFTAYMEESFSGFGSGDLISNASGADFHYFNGSVPNFHLGHEEQQCDAAVFEFTDKWVYGLPTIIFAFSGHVGVLPIYAELKSPSTSRMQTVAFSAFTTCFTLYSLSAVFGYLTFYNWLEPELLLTYNLTDQSNLLTLLVRICVLLTVIVTVPVNHFSMRKAINFILFPKKNFSWFRHIGIMLVSLAMILCFVIFVTNIREVYGIVGATTSNMVTFILPCVFFLKLDNSRLKSPLKIAAISICVVGSGIMVQTLCIIILGYF
- the LOC120327919 gene encoding uncharacterized protein LOC120327919, translating into MSTDLPVTLTYNATSANITNSTEFDFTSMLLTSKVVNGLLLFMSIWMLLSMGIYGSRNKKWRKTAGTSSLNSGIIYQACVVSIALLIPRLLLNILIFHLRNIGNAMEWCELITDISVTLRLISRYSIYLFLWLRQRILYQHPSTRQLGGTRVNIVSWASLLGILLTFVGLFCYSVAPASYESTRHDCVNTQQSLPFLVIGYMLGVLLIATQLLLLGLFIYPMVKSRSLRQQSIRQHHLADGESNDIMQHPYIGKNLNASCFCYGKTRFCKENNSIAHTVRRSVFCTIIAALSDILAAGVVFGLPPQTIPRPIQNVIFSTSTFINIFCALATFKKYWSILISPCDSCCTKRIENVRGDETLSRQMRTSSLTT